CCTCTTCCACGCACTCATAAACGGGGCCCTCTGGTACGCCATCGCCACTCACTTCCGCCTTCCCCGAAGAGTCGCCATCCTCTACCCTGTAACTGTTTTCCTGGCCACGCTGATGATGGCCGATTCGGTGTGGCGCTCCCTGAGAGGGGGCATCGGCTGGAAAGGGAGGGTGTACGAAGTGCAGGGTGGCACCGTGAGGCATTGACGGGCACGCTAAAGGTGGAGGGCCAGAGCGTTCCCCAACCCTTAGGAAAGGGAAGAGCAATGAAAGTGCTGATTGTCTACGGAAGCAAGTACGGAGCAACTGCCGCAATCGCCCAAAGGATAGCCGGCGTGCTGGCGGAGGAAGGCCTGCAGGTGGCAGTGCTCCGGGCCGATGGAGTTAAAGACCTCCGCCCCTACGGCGCAGCAATCGTGGGCAGCGCCGTCTACGCGGGACAATGGCGCAAAGAGGTGGTTTCCTTCGTCCGCGCCCACGCTGAAGAGCTCTCGCACATACCCGTGTGGTGCTTCTCCAGCGGCCCTTTGGGCAGTGGTGACCCAGTGGAACTCTTGCACGGCTGGCGCATACCGAAGGCTCTTGAGTCGACCCTGCAAAGAGTGAGGCCCCGTGGCATAGCCGTGTTCCACGGGGCCCTGGATGTAACCAAACTCAACTGGTTTGAACGAGCCATCGTCCGCCTTCTGAAAAGCCCGCGCGGGGACTTTCGCGACTGGGAGGCCATTGCCGCCTGGGCCCGGGATATTGCGCTCGCCCTCAAAGGGTAACGACCACTGCGCCCAGAGGCCTAAAGGAGCACTGGCCTCACCAGTAATCCGCGCCGGCAGCCAGCGCCGCCACCAAGCTACCAGTTGGCAATCAGGATCTCCTCCAATTCCCCGCGATGCTTGGCGGGGTGCAAGTGGCACTCCATGATGCGCTCGTGTGGCAGCCGTGCCACGCGCTCTTTGAGCTTGTCCAACGCCTTGATGTTGAGCTCCACGGCCTTGTGCACCGGCATATTCTCCGGGTTAATGTCGATGCCAAAGTACCCATTGTAGCCGATGGCCCACAAGGCATACAGGAGCGCCTCGGCCTCGTGCGGGTTCACCACGCCGATGTTGTTGTCCTGGTCGTAATTGCCGTCGGGCTGGCTGTTCCAGTGGGTGTGGGCAAGCCGCCCTTCCATTGCCACCAGGGAAAACGCCGCCGGCAGGATCTCAAAGCTCATCTTGACATGCCCCACCTCCGGATTGAGCCCCACAAGTGCGTGGCCCTGCTCCAAGAGTCGCCGGTTCTCCGGATGGCGGAGCTTCTTTTCAATGCGCTGTGCGGCCAAGATGCCCTCGGCAGTAGTGCGATAAATGTTGTTAGGCGCCGGCTCGTAGCCTTTCGGCTCAATGGCCACGCGCACCCCAGGCACCTCATCCATAGCCTCCGCAAGCGTGCTTTCGAACAAGTCCCACATGCGCATGAAGGGCATCCCGTGGAGGTAGCGGTAGCCGTCCATGCCCGGCCAGGAGATGGCCAAGTCAGCGCCCAACTCCTTGACCAGCTTCAAACCGCCGACGGCAATCTCCTTGGCCCGCCTGCGTAC
This genomic window from candidate division KSB1 bacterium contains:
- a CDS encoding flavodoxin domain-containing protein; amino-acid sequence: MKVLIVYGSKYGATAAIAQRIAGVLAEEGLQVAVLRADGVKDLRPYGAAIVGSAVYAGQWRKEVVSFVRAHAEELSHIPVWCFSSGPLGSGDPVELLHGWRIPKALESTLQRVRPRGIAVFHGALDVTKLNWFERAIVRLLKSPRGDFRDWEAIAAWARDIALALKG
- a CDS encoding TIM barrel protein; this encodes MSYRLPDIRFQKKAVDPEVMLANLRKDLEIKPSVGIWYFAPGGGRFHERFVPEASIPERIEMAAEMAKLGVKGIEAHYPAEVNEENAHLYQKLAKDTGIRLVGVPFSHFYDKMFEFGSMSNPDPEVRRRAKEIAVGGLKLVKELGADLAISWPGMDGYRYLHGMPFMRMWDLFESTLAEAMDEVPGVRVAIEPKGYEPAPNNIYRTTAEGILAAQRIEKKLRHPENRRLLEQGHALVGLNPEVGHVKMSFEILPAAFSLVAMEGRLAHTHWNSQPDGNYDQDNNIGVVNPHEAEALLYALWAIGYNGYFGIDINPENMPVHKAVELNIKALDKLKERVARLPHERIMECHLHPAKHRGELEEILIANW